In Chitinophagaceae bacterium, the following are encoded in one genomic region:
- a CDS encoding nucleotide pyrophosphohydrolase yields the protein MDISIREAQEKVDEWIQVYGKKYFSELTNMALLTEEVGELARIISRKYGEQTYKESDLNSTLEEEIADVLWVLLCLANQTNIDITEAFHKNIEKKIKRDATRYENQDN from the coding sequence ATGGATATAAGTATCAGAGAGGCACAAGAAAAAGTAGATGAATGGATACAGGTATATGGAAAGAAATACTTTAGTGAGTTGACCAATATGGCTCTTTTAACAGAAGAAGTGGGAGAACTTGCGAGAATTATATCGAGAAAATACGGGGAACAGACCTATAAAGAATCCGATTTAAACTCTACCCTTGAGGAAGAAATTGCAGATGTGCTTTGGGTTTTACTGTGTTTGGCAAACCAAACAAACATAGATATTACAGAGGCATTTCATAAAAACATTGAGAAAAAAATTAAAAGAGATGCTACCCGTTATGAAAATCAAGATAATTAA